The Streptomyces sp. V4I8 genome includes the window CCGGGTGCTCGGGCTGGCGGCGCCGCGCCGCTGAAACCGGACGTCAGTCGTCCTTCCGCTCCTTCTCCGCCAGGTGGATCACACACACCGCCACCGCGATCAGCAGCGCGGGATCCGCGTCGTCCCGGACGACGTCCACGCCGTACGTCTCCCGCACGTGCAGCCACCGGCGGGAGACCACGGCCAGCAGTTCGCCGTCGTACTCGACGGCGAACTCCCGGTCGAGGATCCTGCCGCTGACGTCGAGTTCCGTGCTGCCGTCCCCCAGGGACACCCGGTAGTGGTTGCGCAGCAGGGACAGCCGTTTGCGGCGGATCGTGGCGAGCGGTTGGCTGTCCCGCTCGATCACCATCGTGTCGCGCAGGGCGAGCATCTTCTGGTGGATGTCGACGAGGACGCGCCCCTCGGTGTCCTTCAGCTCGAAGGTGTCGCGCAGCCGCATCGCCTTGCCGTCGACGAGGAACACCTTGTTGCCCCGGTCGTCCTCGATCCAGTAGTCGTCACCGAAGCCGAGGAGCCGGTCGCGTACGAGGAATCTCATGACACGAGGCGTTCCCCGCCGCCCGCTCCGAAACGCCGCCTGTAGGCCGACGGACTGAGACCCGTCTCGCGGCGCACGCGCGCGCGGAGGTTCGCCGCGGTGCCGAGTCCGCTCCTGGCCGCCACCACGTCCAGCCGCTCCTCGCCGCGCTCGATCAGCCGGCACGCGAGGGCCACCCGCTCCCCCGTCAGCCAGGCCAGCGGCGTCGTCCCCAGCTGCGCCCGGAAGCGGCGGTGCAAGGTGGCCGGTGACACCGCCGCCCGCGCCGCCAGGGCCGCCACCGTCAGCGGCTCCCCCAGCCGCTCCTGCGCCCACGCCAGCAGCGGGGCCAGCGACTCGTCCGGCACGTCCGGTACGGGCCGCTCCACGAACTGCCGCTGCCCGCCGTCCCGGTGGGCTGCGAAGACGAGCCGCCGGGAGACGTGGTTGGCGATCTCGGCACCATGGTCGCGTCGTACGACGTGCAGCCCCAGGTCGAGCGCCGAGGCGCTGCCGGACGCGGTGAGGATGTCCCCGTCGTCGACGAAGAGGACGTCCGGCTCCAGCAGGACGCGCGGGAAGCGGGCCCGGAAGGAGTCGGCCCACATCCAGTGGCAGGCCGCCCGCCGCCCGTCCAGGAGCCCGGCCTCCGCCATGGTGAACGCGCCCGAGCAGAAGCCGAGGAGCCGGGCGCCACGCGCGTGTGCCCGTCGTACGGCGTCCAGCACGCGCGGCGAGCGTGGGGTGTCGGTGTCGGGCCGGTTCGGCACGATCAGCGTGTCCGCCTCGTCCGCCGCCTCCAGCCCGGCGACGCCGGTGAGCGTGAAGAACCCGTCCCGCATCCGGGTGCGCGGCCCGGCGGCGCACAGGGCGAAGTCGTAGAGCTCCCGGCCCAGCTCAGGTCGGCGCAGCCCGAAGACCTCGATGGCACAGCTCATCTCGAAGGGGTTCGAGTTCTCGTCCACGATCAGCACGACTCGGTGCGAGGATCCTTGCGGCATATGCGATTCCTACCAGTTCCACGACGGCCCGGAGACCCCGCACGATGACGGACATGACAGAACCCATCTCCCTGGACCGGGCCCTCGCCTCCTTTACCGAGCAGTGGAGTCCCCGCATCGTCACCACCGTCAACGACTACGACGTCCGCGTGGCCAAGGTCGACGGCGACCACGTCTGGCACGTCCACGACCACACCGACGAGTTCTTCCTGGTCCTCGACGGCGAACTGCACATCTCCCTGCGGGAACCGGCGGGCGAGCGCACGGTCGTCCTCCCCAAGGGCTCCGTCTTCACGGTCCCCCGCGGCACCGAACACAAGCCCCACGCCCCCGCCCCCGCCGCCATCCTCGTCCTCGAACCCACCGGCACCCTGACCGTCGGCGACCGCCACGACGAGGTGCCGGACCATGTGGACGCGACCACCGGGCACGCACTGACCTGACTGTCAGTGCCCGGTGGCACCCTTGGGGCATGAACGGCTCCGCCTCTCGTCGCGTCCGCGTCCGTGCCCCCGAGCTGATCGGCAAGGGCGGCTGGCTGAACACGGGCGGCCGCCCGTACAGCCTCGCCGACCTGCGGGGACGCGTCGTGATCCTGGACTTCTGGACGTTCTGCTGCATCAACTGCCTGCATGTCCTCGACGAGCTCAGAGAGCTGGAGGAGAAGCACCGGGACACCGTGGTCGTCATCGGGGTGCACTCGCCGAAGTTCGTGCACGAGGCCGAGCATCAGGCGGTCGTCGACGCGGTGGAGCGGTACGGCGTGGAGCATCCCGTCCTCGACGACCCCGAGCTCGCCACCTGGAAGCAGTACGCGGTACGGGCCTGGCCGACGCTCGTCGTGGTCGACCCGGAGGGCTACGTCGTCGCGCAGCACGCCGGTGAGGGGCATGTGCACGCCATCGAGCGGCTGGTGACCGAGCTGGAGGCCGAGCACGAAACCAAGGGCACCCTGCGGCGCGGCGACGGGCCGTACGTGGCGCCGGAGCCGAAGCCGACGGTGCTGCGCTTCCCGGGCAAGGCGCTGCGTCTGCCCTCGGGGAACTTCCTGGTCAGCGACACGACCCGGCATCAACTGGTGGAGCTGGAAGAGGATGGCGAGACGGTCGTCCGGCGGATCGGCCAGGGCAGCCGCGGCATGACCAGCAGCACCTGGGGCCGCTCGCGGTTCAACGAGCCGCAGGGCCTGGCCCTGCTGCCGGACGGCTCCGTGGTCGTCGCCGACACGGTGAGCCACGCCCTTCGGCGCTTCGACCCGGAGAGCGGCCGGACCACCACCCTGGCGGGCACCGGCCACCAGTGGATGCAGGGCGACCCCACGTCGGGTCCCGCGCGCGAGGTCAACCTGTCCTCACCGTGGGACGTGGCGTGGTGGCAGGGCAAGGTCTGGATCGCCATGGCCGGCATCCACCAGCTGTGGACGTACGACCCGGCCGAGGGCACCGTCTCCGTCGCCGCGGGCACCTCCAACGAGGGCCTGGTCGACGGCCCGGCCGCCGAGGCATGGTTCGCGCAGCCGTCCGGGCTCGCGGTGTCGGCCGACGGGGAGCGGCTGTGGCTGGCCGACTCCGAGACGTCCGCCCTGCGCCGGGTGGAGCGCGACGGCACCGTCCACACCGCCGTCGGCACCGGCCTCTTCGACTTCGGTCACCGTGACGGTGCCGCCGAACAGGCCCTGTTGCAGCACCCGTTGGGGGTGACGGCCCTGCCCGACGGCTCGGTCGCGGTCTGCGACACGTACATCCACGCGCTGCGTCGCTACGACCCCGCGACCGGTGAGGTCACCACCTTGGCCACGGATCTGCGGGAGCCGTCGGACGCGGTGCTGGTCGGGGACGACATCGTGGTGGTCGAATCGGCGCGCCACCGGCTGACCCGGCTGCGCCTGCCCGAGGAGGCCGTGCGGGTGGACGCGGTCGCCCATCGCACCCAGCGCGCCGCCACCGAAGTCGCCCCGGGAAAGCTCCGGTTGGACGTGATCTTCCAGGCCCCGGCGGGGCAGAAGCTGGACACGCGGTACGGCCCCTCGACCCGTCTCCTGGTCTCCTGCGCCCCGCCCGAGCTGCTGCTCGCCGGGGAGGGCGCGGACACGGACCTCTCCCGCACCCTGGAACTCGATCCGGCTGTCTCCGAGGGCGTTCTGCATGTGTCCGCGATGGCGGCGTCCTGCGACGACGACCCGGACAACGAATACCCCGCCTGCCATGTCCACCAGCAGGACTGGGGCGTGCCGGTCCGGCTGACCCGGACCGGCACGGACCGACTGCCGCTGGTGCTCGCCGGGATGGACGGCGGCGCAGGAGGCGGGGCGGACAGCGAGGCGGAGACTCAGACGCCGTAACCGTCGCTGTACCCGTCCCGCCGGTGGTGGGTCTCCTCGCCGACGACCGGCGTCGCCGGCGGCACCACCACGCGCCTGCGCCTGGCGATGCTGCTGAACGTGGTGACGCCGATCAGTCCGACGATCATCAGAATGATGCCGACCAGGTCGAGATTGACTCCCTCCATGTCCCAGTCGGTCGCGAACGTGAGGATGGCTCCCGCGGCGATGAGGATGATGCATCCGCCGAGGCCCATATGTGTCGCCTCCCTGGTCCGGTGGTTCCGGTCGGAGGCGAGTACCCCACCCGGCCCGAACTACCCCTCCAGGAACGCCACCAGCGAGTTCGCCAGCAGATGCGGGTCGTCCGCGCCGCACAACTCCCGCGCGCTGTGCATCGACAGGATCGCCACACCGATGTCGACGGTCTTGATGCCGTGCCGGGCCGCGGTGATCGGGCCGATCGTGGTGCCGCAGGGCATCGAGTTGTTGGAGACGAAGGACTGGAAGGGGACGTCGGCCTTCTCGCAGGCCGCCGCCCAGACCGCCCGGCCCGAACCGTCGGTGGCGTAGCGGTTGTTGACGTTGACCTTCAGGATCGGCCCGCCGTTGACGCGCGGGTGGTGCGTCGGGTCGTGGCGCTCGGCGTAGTTGGGGTGGACCGCGTGGCCCGTGTCGGAGGAGAGACAGACGGTGCCCGCGAAGGCACGCGCTCTGTCCTCGTACGACCCGCCGCGCGCGAACACCGAACGCTCCAGGACGCCGCCCAGCAGCGGCCCGTCGGCGCCGGTGTCGCTCTGCGAGCCGTTCTCCTCGTGGTCGAAGGCGGCCAGCACCGGGATGGACGGCAGTCCGGCGCCCGAGCCCGCCACCGCGGTGAGCGCCGCCGCGCCGGCGTGGACCGACAGCAGGTTGTCCAT containing:
- a CDS encoding LURP-one-related/scramblase family protein → MRFLVRDRLLGFGDDYWIEDDRGNKVFLVDGKAMRLRDTFELKDTEGRVLVDIHQKMLALRDTMVIERDSQPLATIRRKRLSLLRNHYRVSLGDGSTELDVSGRILDREFAVEYDGELLAVVSRRWLHVRETYGVDVVRDDADPALLIAVAVCVIHLAEKERKDD
- a CDS encoding helix-turn-helix domain-containing protein — encoded protein: MPQGSSHRVVLIVDENSNPFEMSCAIEVFGLRRPELGRELYDFALCAAGPRTRMRDGFFTLTGVAGLEAADEADTLIVPNRPDTDTPRSPRVLDAVRRAHARGARLLGFCSGAFTMAEAGLLDGRRAACHWMWADSFRARFPRVLLEPDVLFVDDGDILTASGSASALDLGLHVVRRDHGAEIANHVSRRLVFAAHRDGGQRQFVERPVPDVPDESLAPLLAWAQERLGEPLTVAALAARAAVSPATLHRRFRAQLGTTPLAWLTGERVALACRLIERGEERLDVVAARSGLGTAANLRARVRRETGLSPSAYRRRFGAGGGERLVS
- a CDS encoding cupin domain-containing protein — its product is MTEPISLDRALASFTEQWSPRIVTTVNDYDVRVAKVDGDHVWHVHDHTDEFFLVLDGELHISLREPAGERTVVLPKGSVFTVPRGTEHKPHAPAPAAILVLEPTGTLTVGDRHDEVPDHVDATTGHALT
- a CDS encoding thioredoxin-like domain-containing protein, with translation MNGSASRRVRVRAPELIGKGGWLNTGGRPYSLADLRGRVVILDFWTFCCINCLHVLDELRELEEKHRDTVVVIGVHSPKFVHEAEHQAVVDAVERYGVEHPVLDDPELATWKQYAVRAWPTLVVVDPEGYVVAQHAGEGHVHAIERLVTELEAEHETKGTLRRGDGPYVAPEPKPTVLRFPGKALRLPSGNFLVSDTTRHQLVELEEDGETVVRRIGQGSRGMTSSTWGRSRFNEPQGLALLPDGSVVVADTVSHALRRFDPESGRTTTLAGTGHQWMQGDPTSGPAREVNLSSPWDVAWWQGKVWIAMAGIHQLWTYDPAEGTVSVAAGTSNEGLVDGPAAEAWFAQPSGLAVSADGERLWLADSETSALRRVERDGTVHTAVGTGLFDFGHRDGAAEQALLQHPLGVTALPDGSVAVCDTYIHALRRYDPATGEVTTLATDLREPSDAVLVGDDIVVVESARHRLTRLRLPEEAVRVDAVAHRTQRAATEVAPGKLRLDVIFQAPAGQKLDTRYGPSTRLLVSCAPPELLLAGEGADTDLSRTLELDPAVSEGVLHVSAMAASCDDDPDNEYPACHVHQQDWGVPVRLTRTGTDRLPLVLAGMDGGAGGGADSEAETQTP
- a CDS encoding DUF6458 family protein, with amino-acid sequence MGLGGCIILIAAGAILTFATDWDMEGVNLDLVGIILMIVGLIGVTTFSSIARRRRVVVPPATPVVGEETHHRRDGYSDGYGV